From Ornithodoros turicata isolate Travis unplaced genomic scaffold, ASM3712646v1 ctg00000968.1, whole genome shotgun sequence, one genomic window encodes:
- the LOC135376002 gene encoding zinc finger protein 2-like — MSIFLSVLRQRNFYLAGLNRRPRTPPAPAAQEPPGRHRCSFCDYSSPYKARTRVHERTHTGEKPFVCPVCSKGFSQKVSLDKHLVAIHKGQRNFACSVCGSAFSSKDTLDRHSKEVHEDQRKFTCSICGWPFHRKDQLRRHQRAHIK, encoded by the exons ATGTCTATTTTTCTCAGTGTGCTTCGGCAACGGAACTTCTACTTGGCCG GTTTGAACCGCCGGCCCCGCACGCCTCCTGCGCCTGCCGCCCAGGAGCCTCCAGGGAGGCACAGGTGCAGCTTCTGCGATTACTCCAGTCCCTACAAGGCTCGCACTAGGGTCCACGAGAGAACACACACCGGGGAGAAGCCCTTCGTGTGCCCAGTGTGCTCGAAAGGATTTTCGCAAAAGGTCTCCCTGGACAAACATCTGGTAGCGATCCACAAGGGCCAGAGGAACTTCGCGTGCTCCGTCTGTGGGAGCGCCTTTTCCTCCAAGGACACCCTGGACAGACATTCCAAAGAGGTGCACGAGGACCAGAGGAAGTTCACCTGCTCCATCTGCGGGTGGCCGTTCCATCGGAAGGACCAACTACGACGTCACCAGAGGGCGCACATTAAATGA